The DNA region AATCTCTGAATGATCAAAAAGCGGTGTGTATACTAACGCGCACATTGGTCAATCTGTTATTAATTCTAAACGAAATCGCCCTTTTCCAACGGTTACTATTGGAATGATTCTAACAATCTATTTAGATGTAACACCGCtgattataaagtttatatcaGTCAAAACGTTTtctattatattgtaaaaatttgtgtgataatttttaaactaatatttgtttaaaaataaatttcattttttatcgataataaaactaacaacacattaattatcaatattagttACTATTGagagcaaataaaaattaagattgtctgaaaacaaaatattattttataataatatttatcaaatgcaCAAGTTTTTTGGAGTATTATCGTTCCATAAAATTTTggcacaaaatattcaaaatattttaaattttaattaaatatttaaatatatttatttcattttaaatttacaataaataaaatgtgaattaattaatagaattttatttagtttttagaaATGTAGGTAACGTAACATgagattttgaaaaatttactgtttattatttagaataattcttaaagcatatataaattataattgcataCTACCCCATTTCATGcatcatttttttcttcaacgGCATTTTTCTCTTTGGATGTAGGGGCTAGTAGAGAATTGGCCATGTTTTGGGAGAAGCCAAACAAGGTAGCAGAGTCTCTGAACAACCCCAAAGCGTTGTGGATGCCAACGCGTACATTGGTCAACCGACGTCTGCAGTCCTGTATCATTTCCAAACGGGCGTGTTCCTCTTCTACTGTTTCCTTTGGAATAACTCTAATAACCTGAGTAGCTGCGGCACCTCTGGTTATAGAGTTTACGTCAATTAGAACCTTTTCCATTGCATTAGTGGCAGCTTCGCAGATGTCTTGAGAtttttgaaactgaaatattacatcaaacaGCGGTCTCGCTTTGATGTCTAATTTTTCGGGCGCggtcaaattattttcaaggTCTTCCTTTTTGGACATGTCTAAatcaaatacattaaataagtaTGTATACAGTAATGGATAAAATTGACCCAAAGTTTTCTATGGAGCTTTGTCAATAATAGGAAATACTTGTTCTCATATTACTCTTAAATaccaataatatataaaagaaaaaaatatttaccttacttttgtatttaaacttGGAGGAAACTGTCAGTAACCAGTGAGATTTGAACTAGGTTAGGTTAATTCTTTTTCAGTGACGTCGTGCACAATCGGTATGCGCAGCACATGAGATTTAAGTACGCATCGGCTTAATTATGGGTGACTCAAATATAGAACTTATAGACTTATAGAAAAACTAGTTATGGCTACGTAGTAGAGATCATGGCTCATAACTACTAATGGAATaagtatagaaaaaatatatacatatatatatttattaaataaattataaattgtggaaatatttttaaatttgccgCTAGAGGGCCCACCttgatttatcaaaaaaatctttccaATTTATCAATTAGATCTGcagtcaatattatttatattgttatttattttattatatattttaagaatatgaaAGTGAACGTTGAAAGGTAAAATTCGATAGTTTATAGACCTCATCCACTAGAAACATTGATATACCACACCATTAAGCTACCAAATTTTTTCGAAAATTCTAATTagaattacatatatatatttatgtgtccTCTTTAGATTTCGTTGTGTTTGTGTGCTACATTACCTTACCAAATACGCCTTTGTACTATTTTACTAAAGTGGTAAAACGTAATGAATTGTTCAATCTTCATATCTTCAATTATAACgctgttaaaaatggactgaataaaaacacatttttgaatagtctagtttattatatactatttataaaacaaattcaaatataaaaatgcatactggcttgtttaaaaaatcatgcattttaatatactatttttccTTATATGTTTGGTCAAATAAGGCGTCAGTCATCGCTTTGGAGTGATTAAAGTTAATTGTGGACTCCTTGAGCAACCCCAAAGCAATATGCATACCAACGCGTACGTTGCATAAGTGGGCCCTGGTGTTTTGAATCAATTCTTGCGAGGGTTCCTCTTCTGCTGTATCTGATAAAATTCCAACGGTTGCGATTGTATTAGTTATAGAGTTTACTTCGGCTAGAACTCTTCCCATGGCCTGAGTGGCACCTACACTGAAATCTTgcgattttttatattgatatatcATGTTAAACAGCGGTCTTGCTTTCACGTCATACGTTTTAGTAGCAGGGTTATCCTTTGGCACATCTGTATTTTCAGACATATCGAACTGCAGGACTAAATAAATAACCCGAGGCGAATGACAGAGAAACttgaatgatttttaatgaCGTGAACAATTCAAAGAACGTTGTCAtgtcaatttattgtttttattaaaaaatgaaaataacaatttgtttagatattaatagaaaaacaaaatacaacTCCTCATTTTAATACTCTTCGTAAATATCACCAAATGATCTAATCATTTaagaataagaaattatatagaaatataaaaacaatgtaattGGGTTGTTGCGGTTATTCATTCTTGTACACTTggtttaaaagataatttagttATAGATTGCTTAAATAAGGGATTCTGGAAGGAATGATGGTTGTATGACTTATGTATGGTACCATACCAATTGTAGGaattgttttatgttatttggctaaaattaaaacaattttgggTAGTTCTATAGtaagtgtttccatatttttattttgggtttaataattaacataaattaaaatcgttctattttttgaaaaaagataTCACTAATCAGTATAACAATATTGCttaattcaacatttaaataaaatcacaacatttttggtaaaattgaTGCAAGTTTTATACTTTTAGAACTTAAATCTTAATATGGCAATATCACATTAAAacttaatctaaaattatctaaCTGACCAGCACATTTATATCCTTAAAATCtaactttgtttttttatgatctttttttaataaatttcctaaaaatattcCTGAGAACAAAATGAATCCTATCATAgcatttgatataaatttactagaacAATCTGCTGGATTATCAATATCCAGAGTATAAATTTGATTGGCAAGATGACTGGAAATCAGTCCTAAAGCAGCATAATAAGGCCACGTTTGGTCATTCATGATTCCTGATAATGCCAAACTAGACATCATTGTAGTTGCAAACCCACTTAACCACAGTTTTGTATCTTTGTCAAATTTAAGTGCTGTTGATTTTATACCAATTAGGACATCATCTTTTTTGTCTTGATGTGCATATATTGTGTCATAAACTATAGTCCAACATACTCCAGCAAAATATAAAGGTAAACATATGGCTAAGTCAACATAGCCTTTTATGGCACTGTATCCTAATAAAGCGCCCCAATTGAAAGTAAATCCTAGTACCAGCTGGGGCCAATAAGTAAACCTCTTCATTAAAGGATAAACCCCTACTAAAAGCATGGAACTTGCACCAAGAAACACACTATACCAATTCAACTGCATCAAAATAGTCAATCCGACACTTAGTTGGCAAGCTAAAAAAGTCATAGCTTGTTTCATCGACACATCACCATTAACAAGAGGTCTATTCCTGGTTCTCTCTACTTTGGCATCTATGTCTCTGTCCCACATGTCATTTATGGTACAACCTAAAATGTTCacagtcatacagtgtttacaattaatttgtcaTCATACCTGCTCCTCTCATAACTAATGCTCCAGTACCAAACAATGCTAACATGTACAAATCTGGAATACATCCCGGGGTGGCTGCAGAAGTTATGCTCCACGCACAGGGCCAGAACAGGAGCCACGATCCAATTGGTTTATCTAACCGCATGAGTCGCAGGTAAGGTTGGGCATTTTTCGGCGCTGTATTGACTAGTTTTTCTGCTAATTTTACcggtttaattgttattatgttgTTTGTTATGTTTTCATCGTAATTTGTACTCGTCGTGGACTTTAAACAGCATATAATGCTGTTTTCCTTCGTTATTCTTGGTATTCTAACCTTAGTTTTTCCATCGTATATATTCGGTAGTTTCTTGAGCTTTGATAGAGCCCGTATCGTAAACATTTCTAGGTATCTCTGTTCTCTAATTGTTTTTTCGGgtatcacattttattaatgtttttaaacagGCTTACACATTTTTCAATGTCAAAAAATTGTCTCACCTTCGAAGCCACATGTCACCATCGGCGGGAAATTCAACTGGTTTCATAGATGTTATGAAATATAGATAGGccgattcattttttaaacctCGACTTTATTGGCATAAGTACACTATTTTCATCAGAATAAGCCAAAGATTATGTTTAAACCAAATCAGGAAGAGGTAAAGAGAATGGTTTCGTATCATCCACGTCTAAATGTGAAATATCTATAGTATCAAATTCTGAATGGTTTTTCCAATAATCCATTTCTTCCTTGGCCAATTCATTTTTCCAAACCTGTGAAGATAAAACTCAAATGAAATttcttcacatttttttttattttcaaagtcatgttatattctaatttagaCTGCCCTGACTGTTTCAAACCAGCAAAgttgaataagaaaaaaactgtaatatatATAGTGTCTCAACTCTAAGCAACCAAGGTAGTGGTACAAATTTTTGCCAATAATATATGtagtcataaaattaaatatatattaaacaatttttaacctttttaTATATCATGAATTTATGCCACAAAAGTACAGTTTATAGAAATCTTGTTGCAAAAAcagaattgttattaaatatttataatacaataggaatatttatatacaatgcagtatattaattgtattgactaaattcttaatttaattttgcttcatATTTGCATATAAAGAATCTTATATTTTCTCAAACAAGCCAAAAATGAATGATTGTTGGGCCATTATTGTCATTTCATTGGGTTTTGCATCTTTAATGGTCGccttttgaagtggataatttgttattatattataacaaatatattatcaaaataagttttaaagtataaataaaaataaatataataacttgaaccagtaattaaattaatatcaccaaattcattaggaaataaataaaacaaacttaattaaaattaaaaaaatatatattaaccaGAACATTTTTCCAATCAGTACTTGGTCGCCTCTCACTCTATGAATAGCTTCCACTTTCTTTGACATACAAGAAATTAATGAacgaataaattcttgatcATCATTCTTGTCTAAGAGTATTAGAAAGTTCCTTCAAATTTTGAGGATGGCAATTTTGAgtgtaaatttgtctttgacGGCGGTCTCATACGTGTTCAATTGCATTGTGGTGAACGTGGGAGCCACTGCATCCGAGTAATGTCATGATTTGCAACGCTAAATTTCTGCACGGTGAGTTTGGATATTGTTGTCTACAAAAACGATCTCTGGTCCAAATTCTTGAACAAGTGGAATGacaattgattgaataattatatcgTGATAtcgttgaatatttatagtttctcCGTTTAATATGACCAACTCCGTGCCTATTTCTCCTCCGACTTTTACAATATCATCTCCAAAAACAACAGTTAGAGGCATGTTTTCTTCATGATATCCCGAGTTTTATAAAGCATTTGGCATTTGGcttatttattgttgacaTGTTccaaaattgcaattataacaggaaaatcttcaaaagaaagtcttctttgaggcattttatagtgttaaacaacaaataaattaaggcaTTATGCATTTGgcttatttattgttgatatgtttcaaaattacaaCTATAACAGCAAAATCTTCAGAAGAAAGTCTTCTTTGAGGCATTTTACAGTgctaaacaacaaataaattaaggcaTTATGCATTTGgcttatttattgttgatatgtttcaaaattacaaCTATAACAGTAAAATCTTCAGAAGAAAGTCTTCTTTGAAGCATTTTACAGTgctaaacaacaaataaattaaagatgattcgaaaaaatgttttttttttgaaaataaaaattttactagaaatagaatgttgtttatttttatgtttatcaaatatatggtataaaaaataaaataaactgagcctcaaattttcaaataatattattggtcaaaataaaacatattgaaaatatttaacctATTTAGTctaggaaattcaaattatccacttcagtGACCCTTTGGACAATTCTAGTATCACTGCATTGTAGGCGTGAGAgatattttcaagattttgGAGTGGCAACCGTCATTAGGCCAGTAATAGTTTGTTGGGCTTTTAACTTTTCCATGTTGGTTAAAGCCAAataagatattattattataagtgcTTTCATTGCTTCAACTGTGTTTTCCGATAAAGTCTCAACATatcaattatgtttttattaatagtgaatgaaaattgaaattactcTCATTTAGTCACAATACACTTTCTGTGGCAATACTATTTCATAAATGGGGAGAAGTGaatcataatataattagtaaaatttattattaccttTTCTGAGTGTTCTATCCAAGTGTGttccaatatattattaaattttaaagcgtACTTCTTGGCCTTTTGCAATTCGTTTAAACACCTGTGGATCTCACGTTGAAATTAAgcataataatcaaatataaatttatttcttactcTACATAATCATTAGTCTTCACCAATCTGTAATATGCCTTAAGATGTGTTAACCTGAAGATAATTGTATAGAACATATTCAAATCAACTTAGTATGAAATATTCTAATGTATCACCTAGGAATGATAATTGGTGCAATTTCCCGGCACGAATCGATCTTTGCAATATAAGCATCAATTTTCTTATACATTCTCATAGTACCAACAATATtccttttttcaatttcactcACCAAAATCATTATTTGACCTTCCAAAATATAAAGACTCCAAATTAAGTTAATGAGATTTTCGTTTCtcctatttaatttcaattttgaaatagaGAATTCCCAAAAGTTTGCCATCTCCCACTGATTGTTTCTCACAAACCTGTGACGAAAACATAGAGATATACGATTTCTAAATCAATAGATTACACATACCAAAGCCAAGCAATAATAAGTAATCGTGTTCTGCTCCCTAATTCTCTTGGATTACCCGTATCAAAGGCTTGCGACTTAAGAAATCTTCGAACACTTGCAAACGATTCAAACACATATCCAGTTTCGAGTTGTAACACTATGCAAAGCGAAAAATAGTTCAAAGTTCCTAAAAACCTgagaagtaataattttaataaattgtctgTAATATAAACCTGTTATATCTTTATCTTCTCTAGCGAAAATATCCATTTCTTGTAACACGGTGCGAGTTTCGTCGAGCAGCTTTCGATAGAGTGTATTTATCATAAGAAGTGGCAGTCCATTTACCATCAGAGTAGCAGTATTTTTGCCGTGTCCCATTTTCCACGCCATTATTCCTATGTCTCTAGATACATCTAATTCAGATCTAAACATTctaaaacatacatttaaaggtaattattaattatatttgttactgTACCTTCCAAGAAAAATTGCTGAGTAAAGTACTGCTGTAGCCTTAACATCATCCGGCAATGAGATGATCCTTTTCATGTGTACCATTCTCAATGAATACGTCTCAAGGGCTACAACAAAATGTTTTCTCCCCATCTGCGAGTTCAACTCAATCATCTGGGCAAACGTTTTACATAAAACTATGTAGTTTACGTTAGACACTAGCGCTTCGTTTAAAGCCCATGTAGCCGCCAAATATCCCATTTTGATTTTGCCCAATCTCTGGAATAATTAGtgatcattaaattatacattgattaataaaaactcaCCATGGTCAAATTTGAGAAAGATAAAAGACATTCTGCCAAGTCTTCATGGAATTTAGCGTTTCTGCATTCGATAATCCTGGTGATGCCGGACTGAATGAAATACCTTTTCTTATGCTTGAGATCGTTTATTAAGGTGCTTATTTTAATGGACAATTTATTTCGAGGAAATTTATAACCTAACAATACAAAACgtgcacaattttttttgcttAATATTCAGTCAAAGAAATTCACCGAAATAAAATAGAGCTGTCAGGTACATTTTAAATGCTTCATCAAGAAAATCCGACCTCATGGCAATGTTTCCCAAATAAG from Aethina tumida isolate Nest 87 chromosome 1, icAetTumi1.1, whole genome shotgun sequence includes:
- the LOC109601992 gene encoding 4-hydroxybenzoate polyprenyltransferase, mitochondrial, with amino-acid sequence MFTIRALSKLKKLPNIYDGKTKVRIPRITKENSIICCLKSTTSTNYDENITNNIITIKPVKLAEKLVNTAPKNAQPYLRLMRLDKPIGSWLLFWPCAWSITSAATPGCIPDLYMLALFGTGALVMRGAGCTINDMWDRDIDAKVERTRNRPLVNGDVSMKQAMTFLACQLSVGLTILMQLNWYSVFLGASSMLLVGVYPLMKRFTYWPQLVLGFTFNWGALLGYSAIKGYVDLAICLPLYFAGVCWTIVYDTIYAHQDKKDDVLIGIKSTALKFDKDTKLWLSGFATTMMSSLALSGIMNDQTWPYYAALGLISSHLANQIYTLDIDNPADCSSKFISNAMIGFILFSGIFLGNLLKKDHKKTKLDFKDINVLVS
- the LOC126266542 gene encoding uncharacterized protein LOC126266542; this encodes MSKKEDLENNLTAPEKLDIKARPLFDVIFQFQKSQDICEAATNAMEKVLIDVNSITRGAAATQVIRVIPKETVEEEHARLEMIQDCRRRLTNVRVGIHNALGLFRDSATLFGFSQNMANSLLAPTSKEKNAVEEKNDA
- the LOC109601682 gene encoding uncharacterized protein LOC109601682 — encoded protein: MFNSCSSIESVMRNCLFGFQTIRALKKKETLDRDFNQEDFLQCSCQLTLYSVYGELLQHAEGTGHYDKMLSATLKYAQLCTEWINISEAKRVIEITIQLLDNPVYTTKYVQWKLNQKRGKMFTYLGNIAMRSDFLDEAFKMYLTALFYFGYKFPRNKLSIKISTLINDLKHKKRYFIQSGITRIIECRNAKFHEDLAECLLSFSNLTMRLGKIKMGYLAATWALNEALVSNVNYIVLCKTFAQMIELNSQMGRKHFVVALETYSLRMVHMKRIISLPDDVKATAVLYSAIFLGRMFRSELDVSRDIGIMAWKMGHGKNTATLMVNGLPLLMINTLYRKLLDETRTVLQEMDIFAREDKDITGTLNYFSLCIVLQLETGYVFESFASVRRFLKSQAFDTGNPRELGSRTRLLIIAWLWFVRNNQWEMANFWEFSISKLKLNRRNENLINLIWSLYILEGQIMILVSEIEKRNIVGTMRMYKKIDAYIAKIDSCREIAPIIIPRLTHLKAYYRLVKTNDYVECLNELQKAKKYALKFNNILEHTWIEHSEKVWKNELAKEEMDYWKNHSEFDTIDISHLDVDDTKPFSLPLPDLV